One segment of Parachlamydia acanthamoebae DNA contains the following:
- the uppS gene encoding polyprenyl diphosphate synthase: MLSSNAMFSPLTSDTIYQADDLVSYDRSITPRHVAIIPDGNRRWAKKQQASAKVGHREGADNLIEIVKACKELGVQVVTFYAFSTENWARPQEEVQALMWLLDVYLVEQRETMLQEGICFDTIGDLSKIPANVAETIAETKRFTKQCDQIRMVLAVNYGGRDDICRAVNQIVDDCMQQRGTPEKITEEAIAKCLDTADIGDPDLLIRTSGEWRISNFLLWQISYAEVYVTDVLWPDFTPAHLLEALYDFQKRKRRLGG, encoded by the coding sequence ATGTTAAGCTCAAATGCCATGTTCTCTCCATTGACTTCAGACACCATTTATCAAGCGGACGATTTAGTTTCCTACGATCGTTCTATTACCCCTCGACATGTTGCGATTATTCCAGATGGAAATAGACGATGGGCAAAAAAACAACAAGCATCAGCCAAAGTTGGGCACCGAGAAGGTGCAGATAACTTAATTGAAATTGTTAAAGCTTGTAAGGAGTTGGGCGTTCAAGTTGTCACGTTTTATGCTTTTTCGACAGAAAATTGGGCTAGGCCACAAGAAGAAGTGCAAGCCTTGATGTGGTTATTAGATGTCTATCTTGTCGAACAAAGGGAAACCATGTTACAAGAAGGAATCTGTTTTGATACGATTGGAGATTTGTCAAAAATTCCTGCAAATGTCGCTGAAACGATTGCGGAAACGAAGCGATTCACGAAACAATGCGATCAAATTCGGATGGTTCTTGCGGTGAATTATGGGGGACGAGATGATATCTGTCGAGCTGTTAATCAAATAGTAGATGACTGCATGCAACAGAGGGGAACGCCAGAAAAGATTACGGAAGAGGCAATTGCAAAGTGTTTGGATACGGCAGATATCGGAGACCCAGATTTACTTATTCGGACAAGTGGCGAATGGCGGATTAGTAATTTTTTGTTATGGCAAATTTCTTACGCAGAGGTTTATGTGACGGATGTTTTATGGCCAGATTTTACCCCTGCCCATTTGTTAGAAGCATTGTATGATTTCCAAAAAAGGAAGCGGAGGCTAGGGGGATGA
- a CDS encoding phosphatidate cytidylyltransferase: protein MMTQHLKYRLIYSALAATILIFLISFSQYSFFRPLFSLAVSAIVGAAVWEYYQMAKAKGFQPLATVGIVFSVLYVYAVFLSTQMQDAQVVPEITLGIALLTFFIYSFYGGASPFVNLAITLFGIAYLAIPLSYTLSINYFPFNGAEDGRWWLFYLLLVAKSTDTGAFFTGRLMGKRRMVPYISPKKTWEGAWGGVLTSVAVSVIFYLGIHLFSKPPIHLSFWESIWLAGLISVVAQIGDLAESLLKRDAGIKDSNQLPGLGGVLDIVDSLIFTLPLLYIFLKIH from the coding sequence ATGATGACGCAACATTTAAAATATCGATTGATCTATAGCGCATTAGCCGCAACCATTCTTATTTTTTTAATTTCCTTTTCTCAATACTCATTCTTTCGACCTCTTTTTTCATTAGCTGTGTCTGCTATTGTCGGTGCGGCAGTTTGGGAATATTATCAGATGGCAAAAGCTAAGGGGTTTCAGCCATTAGCGACTGTTGGAATCGTGTTTTCCGTCCTGTATGTTTATGCTGTGTTTCTAAGCACCCAAATGCAAGATGCGCAAGTCGTGCCAGAGATAACTCTTGGTATCGCTCTCTTAACATTTTTTATTTACAGTTTTTATGGAGGGGCCTCTCCATTTGTCAATCTAGCGATTACCCTTTTTGGAATTGCTTACTTGGCCATTCCGCTAAGCTATACCCTCTCCATTAATTATTTTCCTTTTAATGGGGCAGAAGATGGTCGTTGGTGGTTATTTTATTTACTGCTTGTGGCGAAATCGACTGATACGGGTGCCTTTTTTACCGGAAGATTAATGGGTAAACGTCGTATGGTTCCCTACATTAGCCCAAAAAAAACGTGGGAAGGTGCATGGGGTGGCGTTTTAACGTCAGTTGCTGTTAGTGTCATTTTTTATCTGGGTATTCATCTTTTTTCTAAGCCTCCCATTCATTTATCCTTTTGGGAAAGCATTTGGTTAGCGGGTTTGATTTCTGTTGTTGCTCAAATTGGGGATTTAGCCGAGTCTTTGTTGAAACGGGATGCAGGGATTAAAGATAGCAACCAACTTCCAGGATTAGGGGGAGTGCTTGATATTGTTGATTCACTTATTTTCACGCTTCCTCTTCTGTATATTTTTCTTAAAATTCATTGA
- the cmk gene encoding (d)CMP kinase, whose amino-acid sequence MIITIDGPIATGKSTIAKTLAEEIGYIYFDTGAMYRCLTYAYLKEKIDLDQPEEVTAFLDRFQFDVKIRHRERFYYVGEEDVTDQIRGSEVTEAVSIVSAVPEVRERLVNIQRELAIGVNAVFEGRDMGTVVFPDAKIKIFLVGDPEIRARRRYEEVRKKYPKDTEGLTLQKVLEDINERDRKDTTRAISPLKQPEGACVIDTSNLTVDEIVFKILEFKDSLRTHIPPTE is encoded by the coding sequence ATGATAATTACAATCGATGGTCCCATCGCGACAGGGAAAAGTACAATAGCCAAAACATTAGCTGAAGAGATCGGGTATATTTATTTTGATACGGGTGCAATGTATCGGTGCTTGACATACGCATATTTGAAAGAAAAGATTGATTTGGATCAGCCTGAAGAGGTAACTGCTTTTTTAGATCGTTTCCAGTTTGATGTCAAAATTCGGCATCGGGAACGTTTTTACTATGTGGGCGAGGAAGATGTGACAGATCAGATTCGAGGAAGTGAAGTGACAGAAGCTGTTTCGATAGTTTCAGCTGTTCCAGAAGTTCGAGAAAGACTCGTGAACATCCAGCGAGAATTAGCGATTGGTGTCAATGCTGTTTTTGAGGGTCGTGATATGGGAACTGTGGTTTTCCCTGATGCCAAGATTAAGATTTTTTTGGTGGGAGATCCGGAAATCAGAGCACGACGTCGCTATGAAGAGGTGCGAAAAAAATATCCGAAAGATACGGAAGGTTTAACACTTCAGAAAGTTCTAGAGGACATTAACGAGCGCGATCGAAAAGATACCACGCGCGCAATTTCTCCATTAAAGCAGCCGGAAGGAGCGTGTGTTATTGACACATCTAATTTAACGGTTGATGAAATTGTGTTTAAAATACTGGAATTTAAAGATTCATTGCGGACTCATATCCCTCCCACGGAATAA
- a CDS encoding substrate-binding periplasmic protein gives MKRLKFFNSPLPEIKPTLGKFLAFVAVLVGLAWFFFFSGSPNPRSLEYKVFRIGRDTSWYPLQLQGKEKNMVAFTNELLLAIAKTSGFHFEISDVRSHTLFENLERGDYDAVLSSLMPNQLNRQKYEFSDPFFLVGPVLVVNQDSPAKSLVDMEGKIVGVQRSSSLVFNIAQYPSMIAPYDQITVAFDQLLQDKIDGVITDLLTAYNHTHGYYAGQLKIIPPPLTNEGLRLISKHGVAQTYLLTHFNEGLKKIKENGEYQKLLTKWGLAQI, from the coding sequence ATGAAACGATTAAAGTTCTTTAATTCCCCTCTTCCCGAAATTAAACCAACCCTGGGGAAATTTTTAGCATTTGTCGCGGTTTTAGTTGGATTGGCCTGGTTCTTTTTTTTCAGCGGAAGCCCGAATCCTCGCTCTCTCGAATATAAAGTTTTCCGAATTGGGAGGGATACATCCTGGTATCCATTGCAATTGCAAGGAAAAGAAAAAAACATGGTCGCTTTTACAAATGAACTCCTGCTCGCTATCGCAAAAACTAGTGGCTTTCATTTTGAAATTTCTGATGTCCGTTCACATACCTTGTTCGAAAACTTGGAAAGAGGGGATTACGATGCGGTTTTGTCTTCTTTGATGCCAAACCAATTGAATCGACAAAAGTATGAATTTTCCGATCCCTTTTTCTTAGTAGGACCTGTCCTCGTTGTGAATCAAGATTCCCCGGCAAAATCTCTGGTGGATATGGAAGGAAAAATTGTCGGCGTTCAAAGAAGCAGTTCTTTAGTTTTCAATATTGCTCAGTATCCTTCGATGATTGCACCTTATGATCAAATCACAGTCGCTTTCGATCAGCTTTTACAAGACAAAATCGACGGTGTGATCACAGATCTGCTGACTGCTTATAATCATACCCATGGGTATTATGCGGGTCAACTCAAGATTATTCCTCCTCCCTTGACAAATGAAGGGCTCAGGCTAATCTCAAAGCATGGCGTTGCACAAACGTATCTGCTCACACACTTTAATGAAGGTCTCAAAAAGATAAAAGAAAACGGGGAATATCAAAAACTTTTGACAAAATGGGGGCTGGCTCAAATTTGA
- the hemH gene encoding ferrochelatase yields MDTKSKGYLLVNFGGPRSEDEIRPFLESLLTDQDVIRTRLPEFLHRLFFKRVAKKRAIKISKEYALMGGKSPIYEDTELLAECLREKLQAPLLTFHRYLPSTHAGFIEALEEMECEEIRVLPLFPQFTYATTGSVARWFERYLPSMTTLKMRWIKSYAAYPTFIQAHQEHIRDFLIKNQLQEQEVILLFSAHGIPLQFVETGDLYTDECRASVRAVMQAFPGALGRLAYQSKFGPGEWVKPYTIDVCEGIKEWNMGRKHVVFIPISFTSDHIETLVEIENEYMSKVRAAGLYAYRVPCLTLNPLWIQAIIELFEEGNFCLNQMLVRRR; encoded by the coding sequence ATGGATACTAAAAGCAAAGGATATCTTCTCGTTAATTTTGGCGGCCCAAGATCTGAAGATGAAATTCGGCCTTTTTTAGAGAGTTTGCTAACAGATCAAGATGTTATTCGGACGCGGCTGCCCGAATTTTTACACCGCCTGTTTTTTAAAAGGGTGGCGAAAAAGCGCGCGATTAAAATTTCTAAAGAATATGCTTTAATGGGTGGTAAATCGCCTATTTATGAAGATACGGAGCTTTTGGCTGAGTGTTTAAGAGAAAAATTACAAGCACCGCTTTTAACATTTCATCGTTACTTGCCGTCGACACATGCGGGATTTATTGAAGCGCTTGAGGAAATGGAGTGTGAAGAAATTCGTGTGTTGCCTCTATTTCCACAGTTTACCTATGCGACAACCGGAAGTGTTGCGCGTTGGTTCGAGCGTTACCTTCCTAGTATGACAACACTAAAAATGCGTTGGATTAAATCTTATGCGGCTTACCCCACATTTATCCAAGCACATCAAGAGCACATTCGCGACTTTTTAATTAAAAATCAGCTGCAAGAACAAGAAGTAATTCTACTTTTTTCAGCTCATGGGATTCCTCTGCAATTTGTTGAAACGGGAGATTTATATACCGATGAATGTCGAGCTTCCGTCCGTGCTGTTATGCAAGCTTTTCCTGGTGCGTTAGGAAGATTAGCGTATCAATCCAAGTTTGGACCGGGGGAGTGGGTCAAACCTTATACAATCGATGTATGTGAGGGGATTAAAGAGTGGAACATGGGGAGAAAACATGTGGTTTTTATCCCAATTAGTTTCACATCTGATCATATCGAAACGTTGGTGGAAATTGAAAATGAGTATATGAGCAAGGTCCGTGCTGCTGGTTTATATGCTTATCGAGTTCCTTGCTTAACGCTTAATCCACTTTGGATTCAGGCAATTATAGAATTATTCGAAGAAGGTAATTTTTGTTTGAACCAAATGTTAGTGCGAAGAAGATAA
- the dnaA gene encoding chromosomal replication initiator protein DnaA — protein sequence MSANDTQNAWDQFLKYVKGHCSAAAFGNWLAPIKVLESTAEEITLEVPNVFVKEYLLSNYKKELKLFFPVTTTGEPQIEFVVVAPEKKSAAIPTPTVDHHPVQQNAQSHEVKLNENYRFETFIEGPTNMFVKSAAIGVATRPGQSYNLLFIHGGVGLGKTHILHSIGHYVKDHHKKLRVQCITTEAFINDLVDSLRNKSVDKMKRFYRSDVDVLLVDDIQFLQNRLNFEEEFCHTFETLINQKKQIVITSDKPPSQLKLSERLIARMEWGLVAHVGMPDLETRVAILQHKAQQKGLEIPNNVAFFIAEHIYNNVRQLEGAVNRLCAHCKLLDLNITEELVEKTLREMMQQAPNKKISVEQILKSVATVFQVRVNDLKGSTRTKDIALPRQVAMYLAYKMINESLQMLGASFGKTHSTILHACKTIEKKVATNEILRRQIGMVERNIAA from the coding sequence ATGTCAGCAAACGATACCCAGAACGCGTGGGATCAATTTTTAAAATACGTAAAAGGGCACTGCTCAGCTGCCGCTTTTGGAAATTGGTTAGCCCCGATTAAAGTTCTAGAATCGACAGCCGAAGAGATTACTCTTGAAGTTCCGAATGTTTTTGTTAAAGAGTACCTTCTTTCCAATTACAAAAAAGAATTAAAGCTTTTCTTTCCAGTTACGACAACAGGGGAGCCGCAAATTGAATTTGTGGTTGTAGCGCCAGAAAAAAAGTCTGCTGCTATTCCGACTCCTACCGTCGATCATCATCCTGTTCAGCAAAATGCACAATCTCATGAAGTTAAGCTGAATGAAAATTATCGCTTTGAGACTTTTATTGAAGGCCCGACGAATATGTTCGTCAAATCTGCAGCCATTGGCGTTGCGACTCGGCCGGGACAATCTTACAATTTGCTCTTTATTCATGGTGGCGTAGGCTTAGGAAAGACGCATATTTTGCATAGCATTGGGCACTATGTTAAAGATCATCACAAAAAATTACGTGTGCAATGCATCACAACTGAAGCGTTTATCAATGATTTAGTTGATAGTTTGCGCAATAAATCTGTCGATAAAATGAAACGTTTTTATCGTTCAGATGTCGATGTCTTGTTAGTGGATGATATTCAATTTCTGCAAAACCGTCTCAACTTTGAAGAAGAATTTTGCCATACTTTTGAAACATTGATTAACCAGAAAAAGCAAATCGTGATCACAAGCGATAAGCCTCCGTCGCAGCTTAAGCTTTCTGAGCGTTTGATTGCGCGCATGGAATGGGGATTAGTTGCGCATGTTGGAATGCCTGATCTTGAAACACGCGTTGCCATTTTGCAACACAAAGCACAGCAAAAAGGTCTCGAGATTCCTAATAATGTGGCCTTTTTTATCGCTGAACACATCTATAATAACGTTCGACAGTTGGAAGGTGCCGTTAATCGACTTTGTGCACATTGTAAATTACTCGATTTAAATATTACAGAAGAGCTAGTCGAAAAAACTTTGCGCGAAATGATGCAGCAAGCACCCAATAAAAAGATCTCGGTTGAACAAATTCTTAAAAGTGTAGCAACTGTTTTCCAAGTCCGTGTTAATGATCTTAAAGGATCGACTCGTACAAAAGACATTGCGCTTCCTCGGCAAGTCGCCATGTATCTCGCTTATAAAATGATTAACGAATCGCTCCAAATGTTGGGGGCTTCTTTTGGTAAGACACACTCAACCATTTTGCATGCTTGCAAAACGATTGAGAAAAAAGTGGCAACCAATGAAATTCTTAGAAGACAAATTGGAATGGTTGAGCGCAACATCGCTGCTTAG
- a CDS encoding ABC transporter permease, which yields MGMIGLVIVCLFLFVGIYAPLLASSKPLFVIFENTWFFPLFRYLFYPGFYTKRLDIFFNLLMFTTPFALLGLWMLRNHPKKLRCVLMAIFFIQMALFLGVAFQTSQDPGASPQNKQSSSYDWKAEVKQMNPYARLNLILRYQQRAKQHARLVKMVEAQAGEVFKSLPKITSLWNLDQENDLFILEQQQKILENSSLDSDSHQLALDKITYIRDRQKWLEAQSQKLSFQIMPLIRHFHWEEDAGGDQNLNRYIEWWELTRVNRKDLVSALIFGTRISLVVGILSVGAALLIGIPIGAFAGYYGGKVDIVVCRLLEIWESMPTFFMLLMIVAILQNKSIFLVIAIIGLFGWTTFSRYIRGEFLKQRNLSYVEACQSLGFSNGYIMFSHILPNAIPPLLTLLPFAIMGAITSEAGLSFLGLGEEGSCSWGVLMDEGRTAFPGESYLLWPPAILLTTLLIAIALVGDALRDALDPKMHR from the coding sequence ATGGGAATGATTGGCTTAGTGATTGTTTGCCTGTTTTTATTCGTGGGAATTTATGCACCCCTCCTAGCCTCAAGTAAGCCTCTTTTTGTGATTTTTGAGAACACTTGGTTCTTCCCCCTTTTTAGATACCTTTTTTATCCGGGGTTTTACACCAAAAGGCTCGATATTTTTTTCAATCTCCTGATGTTTACAACGCCCTTTGCACTCCTTGGATTATGGATGTTACGTAATCATCCAAAAAAACTCAGATGTGTGCTAATGGCGATCTTTTTCATTCAAATGGCCTTGTTTTTAGGCGTGGCGTTTCAAACCTCTCAAGATCCTGGTGCAAGCCCGCAAAATAAACAAAGTTCTTCTTATGATTGGAAGGCCGAAGTCAAGCAAATGAATCCTTATGCACGCCTCAATCTGATTTTACGCTATCAACAACGCGCTAAACAGCATGCTAGGCTTGTCAAAATGGTTGAAGCTCAGGCTGGAGAGGTCTTTAAATCACTCCCAAAAATCACGTCGCTTTGGAACCTTGACCAAGAAAATGACTTATTTATTCTTGAGCAACAGCAAAAAATTTTGGAAAATTCCTCACTGGATTCCGATAGCCATCAGCTGGCGTTGGATAAAATCACATATATTCGAGATCGTCAAAAATGGCTAGAAGCTCAGAGTCAGAAACTTTCTTTTCAAATCATGCCGCTCATTCGCCATTTTCATTGGGAAGAAGATGCGGGTGGAGATCAAAATTTAAATCGTTATATTGAATGGTGGGAATTAACGCGAGTGAATCGTAAAGATCTTGTCTCGGCACTTATTTTTGGAACACGCATCTCTCTTGTGGTAGGGATTTTGTCTGTAGGAGCCGCACTCCTGATAGGAATTCCGATCGGAGCTTTTGCGGGTTATTACGGTGGGAAAGTGGATATTGTGGTATGTCGTCTTTTAGAAATTTGGGAATCGATGCCAACATTTTTTATGCTGCTGATGATTGTGGCTATCCTTCAAAATAAGTCGATCTTTCTCGTCATTGCAATTATCGGATTATTTGGATGGACCACTTTTAGCCGATATATTCGAGGCGAATTTCTTAAACAGCGCAATCTTTCCTATGTGGAAGCCTGTCAATCCTTGGGATTTTCCAACGGCTACATCATGTTTTCCCATATTTTGCCAAATGCAATTCCCCCGCTCTTAACATTGCTCCCTTTTGCGATTATGGGAGCCATTACGAGTGAAGCAGGCTTGTCTTTTCTAGGATTGGGGGAAGAAGGATCTTGCTCGTGGGGAGTTTTAATGGATGAAGGGCGAACAGCTTTCCCGGGGGAAAGCTATTTATTATGGCCCCCTGCAATTCTATTAACCACTTTACTGATCGCTATTGCTTTGGTTGGGGACGCCCTTCGTGATGCGCTTGATCCTAAAATGCACCGCTAA
- a CDS encoding ABC transporter permease, with translation MLTYILRRLLLLPLTLFCIILVNFVIINLAPGDPYTQTELSPQGMAIRKDDRAIAFGADDRYLQFREFYGLTLPILFNNWSNISLEKVQKDLWMLVHRKEAPEAPEMAVKDYDDLRIKFGDQSRFIMPKLLTILLNPQTPRNILEMASRFFIRGGTQQGFVGSHLTEQQKIFNRKIGSDNFFLRSLVITSLDPSERVQDKIAALKKWYDAESVNYQFEPTQAQKWAIFFFDTRFYRYFSRVLTLDFGTLRNDQTKSVIDEVTRRFKYSLTLAILPMIVTFCLCQIFGFLMAYKQNQWQDLSINFVFLILYAIPIFVVAPFLIEKVGLNHYFPFTSTPIPISGFTSPDYIYNQKNSFQRIVDVFSHIALPLMAIIYGTLAASSRLSRTAVLEVLRQDYVRTAKAKGSPTSTILVRDVGRNASITIVTALAGSLGAILGGSLIVETLFDINGYGKFFYDGVINRDYNVIMFSTLAGSLLTLIGYLAADIAYTLLDPRVTLD, from the coding sequence ATGTTAACATACATTCTAAGACGTTTACTTTTACTGCCTCTGACCCTATTTTGTATTATCCTAGTCAATTTTGTGATTATCAACTTAGCACCTGGAGACCCTTATACCCAGACAGAGCTTTCTCCACAAGGAATGGCCATCCGCAAAGATGACCGAGCCATTGCCTTTGGGGCAGATGATCGGTATTTGCAATTTCGTGAGTTCTACGGCCTTACGCTTCCCATCCTTTTCAACAATTGGTCCAATATTTCTTTAGAAAAGGTGCAAAAAGATCTGTGGATGCTTGTCCATCGTAAGGAAGCGCCAGAGGCTCCCGAAATGGCCGTGAAAGACTATGATGACCTGCGCATCAAATTTGGAGATCAGTCCCGCTTCATCATGCCTAAATTATTGACCATTCTTCTAAATCCTCAAACCCCTCGCAATATTCTTGAAATGGCTTCTCGCTTTTTCATTAGAGGAGGAACGCAACAAGGCTTTGTAGGATCCCATTTAACTGAACAGCAAAAAATTTTTAACCGAAAAATCGGGAGCGATAATTTCTTTCTACGATCGTTAGTGATCACATCTTTGGACCCCTCTGAACGCGTGCAGGATAAAATTGCAGCTTTAAAAAAATGGTATGATGCGGAATCTGTCAATTATCAATTTGAACCTACCCAAGCACAAAAATGGGCCATATTCTTTTTTGACACACGCTTTTACCGTTATTTTAGTCGTGTGTTGACATTAGATTTTGGAACTTTACGAAACGATCAAACCAAAAGTGTGATTGACGAAGTCACCAGACGTTTTAAGTATTCCCTAACCTTGGCAATTCTTCCCATGATTGTGACTTTTTGTCTTTGTCAGATTTTTGGATTTTTAATGGCTTACAAACAAAATCAATGGCAAGACTTAAGCATCAATTTTGTGTTTTTAATTCTTTATGCCATTCCCATCTTTGTGGTGGCTCCCTTTTTGATTGAAAAAGTAGGACTTAACCACTATTTCCCTTTCACCTCAACACCGATTCCTATTAGTGGCTTCACAAGTCCAGATTATATTTACAATCAAAAAAATTCTTTTCAACGCATTGTCGATGTTTTCTCTCACATTGCCCTCCCTTTAATGGCGATCATTTATGGAACTCTCGCTGCGTCTTCTCGTCTTTCCCGCACGGCGGTTCTAGAAGTTTTACGACAAGACTACGTGCGTACGGCCAAAGCTAAAGGCTCTCCGACTTCCACTATTTTAGTTAGAGATGTTGGAAGAAATGCATCAATTACCATTGTCACGGCATTAGCTGGTTCGCTAGGTGCGATTTTAGGAGGCTCTTTGATTGTGGAAACGTTATTCGACATCAATGGCTATGGTAAATTTTTCTACGATGGTGTGATCAATCGGGACTATAATGTGATTATGTTTTCGACTCTAGCAGGCTCTTTGCTGACTCTGATTGGATACCTTGCCGCAGATATTGCCTATACCTTACTTGATCCACGCGTTACTTTGGACTAA
- a CDS encoding ABC transporter substrate-binding protein, whose amino-acid sequence MNREPIGLYIFRYILGLGMFAFMCMLYWSSVLIENNLKIVQTDIGQIRSELYNLKNESERIRDTISNLPRQSGEYSPSSSSLSLQKPIVRPHMDPKLPNLLTEDPFYTTILPKMLPKHFSPQGIFRQTSIGKPDNLHPFSPWAEISQWQSLCSISLANLKFGRYETFATGMAIKMEERIDPEDGGFEYWIHLRDDVFWEPLEQRFFSDRFTLAPHFLHKHQVTAHDFKFFFDAFMNPYNQQPSAVTSRNQFQDVQKFEVLDDFTLVIRWKTHEFKNEKGEVVKRPLYRAKLLTGSLNPLASFVYKYFPDGQKIIPDDTDPDTYQTNSVWAQNFGMHWAQNIIPSCGAWKFDGMTERMIQFTRNNNFYSPDRALMERREVEFKNTPDAEWQTFKTGDIQASFLPQGKLLELQDFLSSPLYQEQAKAGKTIHQLNYIGNMFFYIGWNQKTPFFRDKTVRQALTMAIDRNRIIQQNLNGLGVEINGPFTPNSPSYDHSIQPWPFDPDKARRLLAEAGWEDHDGDGVIDKKIDGVYVPFHFKLTYFVKNSSSKSICEYIVTALKDVGIIGVLNGVDMADLSNDFESKAFEAIHLGWGQGTPPEDMRQIWHSSGAKEKGSSNGIGFSNAEVDQIIDDLDYEYNPEKRLALYHRFSQIIHEEAPYVFLYAPMIKLLYREELQNVFLPIDRQDLIPGANVAVPDSNIYWLKKIQA is encoded by the coding sequence GTGAATAGAGAGCCAATTGGTTTATACATTTTTCGCTACATCCTGGGCCTTGGCATGTTTGCCTTCATGTGTATGTTATACTGGTCTTCTGTATTGATTGAAAATAATCTGAAAATTGTTCAAACCGATATCGGACAAATTCGCAGCGAACTTTATAACTTAAAAAATGAAAGCGAAAGAATTAGAGATACAATTTCAAATTTACCACGTCAATCGGGAGAATATTCCCCGTCTTCAAGCTCATTGTCTTTACAAAAACCGATTGTGCGCCCTCATATGGATCCTAAACTTCCCAATTTACTAACTGAAGATCCTTTTTATACCACAATTCTTCCTAAAATGCTTCCAAAGCATTTCTCCCCACAAGGAATATTTCGGCAAACAAGCATCGGTAAACCTGACAATTTACATCCCTTTTCTCCTTGGGCTGAAATTAGCCAATGGCAATCCCTTTGCTCCATTTCTTTAGCAAACCTCAAGTTTGGAAGATATGAAACCTTTGCCACAGGTATGGCAATCAAAATGGAGGAACGGATTGATCCAGAGGATGGAGGATTTGAATATTGGATTCACTTGCGTGATGATGTCTTTTGGGAGCCTTTAGAACAACGTTTCTTTAGTGATCGATTCACTTTAGCTCCCCATTTTTTACATAAACATCAAGTAACTGCGCATGATTTTAAATTCTTTTTCGATGCCTTCATGAATCCTTATAATCAGCAGCCTTCAGCTGTCACCAGTAGAAACCAATTTCAAGACGTTCAAAAGTTTGAGGTTTTGGACGACTTTACACTGGTAATTAGATGGAAAACACACGAATTCAAAAATGAAAAAGGAGAGGTGGTTAAACGCCCCCTTTATCGAGCTAAACTCTTAACAGGAAGTTTGAATCCTCTCGCCAGCTTTGTGTATAAATACTTTCCCGATGGGCAAAAAATTATTCCAGACGATACCGATCCTGACACATATCAAACCAATTCTGTTTGGGCCCAAAATTTTGGGATGCATTGGGCTCAAAACATCATTCCAAGCTGTGGAGCATGGAAGTTTGACGGAATGACTGAGCGGATGATTCAATTCACTCGCAATAACAATTTTTATAGTCCCGATCGAGCCTTAATGGAACGTAGAGAAGTTGAGTTTAAAAATACACCGGACGCAGAGTGGCAAACCTTTAAGACAGGTGACATCCAGGCATCCTTTTTACCGCAGGGTAAATTGCTTGAGCTACAAGATTTTTTAAGCTCCCCTCTTTATCAGGAGCAAGCGAAAGCCGGGAAGACAATTCATCAGCTTAATTATATTGGCAATATGTTTTTTTACATTGGCTGGAATCAAAAAACCCCCTTTTTTCGTGACAAAACGGTCAGGCAAGCTCTCACGATGGCGATTGATCGGAATCGGATTATCCAGCAAAACTTAAACGGATTAGGCGTCGAGATTAATGGTCCTTTTACACCGAATTCGCCCTCCTATGATCACTCTATTCAACCTTGGCCGTTTGATCCAGATAAAGCTCGCCGCTTATTGGCTGAAGCAGGATGGGAAGATCACGACGGAGATGGAGTGATCGACAAAAAAATTGATGGAGTCTACGTGCCTTTTCACTTTAAGCTTACCTACTTTGTCAAAAATTCTTCATCAAAAAGCATTTGCGAGTACATCGTGACGGCTTTAAAAGATGTGGGGATTATTGGAGTTCTTAATGGTGTTGATATGGCAGATCTTTCCAATGATTTTGAAAGTAAAGCATTTGAAGCCATCCATTTGGGATGGGGTCAAGGGACTCCCCCAGAGGATATGCGCCAAATTTGGCACTCAAGTGGAGCAAAAGAGAAAGGATCTTCAAATGGAATTGGCTTTAGCAATGCAGAAGTGGACCAGATTATAGATGATTTAGACTATGAGTATAATCCTGAAAAACGACTGGCCCTTTACCACCGCTTTAGTCAAATTATACATGAGGAAGCTCCCTATGTTTTTCTTTATGCGCCGATGATTAAGCTGTTGTACAGAGAAGAACTCCAGAATGTTTTTTTACCAATTGACCGTCAAGATTTGATCCCAGGTGCTAATGTGGCAGTACCCGATTCCAACATTTATTGGTTAAAAAAAATCCAAGCATAA